Proteins found in one Anabas testudineus chromosome 1, fAnaTes1.2, whole genome shotgun sequence genomic segment:
- the LOC113161546 gene encoding histone H2A-like has product MSGRGKTGGKARAKAKTRSSRAGLQFPVGRVHRLLRKGNYAERVGAGAPVYLAAVLEYLTAEILELAGNAARDNKKTRIIPRHLQLAVRNDEELNKLLGGVTIAQGGVLPNIQAVLLPKKTEKPAGKAK; this is encoded by the coding sequence ATGTCAGGCCGCGGAAAGACCGGTGGAAAAGCCAGAGCGAAGGCCAAGACCCGCTCGTCCAGAGCCGGACTCCAGTTCCCCGTGGGTCGTGTCCACAGGCTGCTGCGTAAAGGCAACTACGCGGAGCGCGTCGGCGCCGGAGCTCCCGTGTACCTGGCGGCTGTCCTGGAGTATCTGACCGCTGAGATCCTGGAGCTGGCTGGAAACGCTGCCCGCGACAACAAGAAGACCAGGATCATCCCCCGTCACCTGCAGCTGGCTGTCCGCAACGACGAGGAGCTCAACAAGCTGCTGGGCGGAGTCACCATCGCTCAGGGCGGCGTGCTGCCCAACATCCAGGCGGTGCTGCTGCCCAAGAAGACCGAGAAACCCGCCGGCAAGGCCAAGTAA
- the LOC113161551 gene encoding histone H2B 1/2-like, with translation MPDPVKAPKKGSKKAVSKSVTKSGKKKRRTRKESYAIYVYKVLKQVHPDTGISSKAMGIMNSFVSDIFERIAGEASRLAHYNKRSTITSREIQTAVRLLLPGELAKHAVSEGTKAVTKYTSSK, from the coding sequence ATGCCTGATCCAGTGAAAGCACCGAAGAAGGGCTCCAAGAAAGCCGTCTCTAAGAGCGTCACCAAGAGCggcaagaagaagaggaggaccaGGAAGGAGAGCTACGCCATCTACGTGTACAAGGTCCTGAAGCAGGTCCACCCCGACACCGGCATCTCGTCCAAGGCCATGGGCATCATGAACTCGTTCGTCAGCGACATCTTCGAGCGGATCGCCGGGGAGGCCTCCCGCCTGGCGCACTACAACAAGCGCTCCACCATCACCTCCAGGGAGATTCAGACCGCGGTCCGCCTCCTGCTGCCCGGTGAGCTGGCCAAGCACGCCGTGTCCGAGGGAACCAAGGCCGTCACCAAGTACACCAGCTCCaagtaa
- the LOC113161544 gene encoding histone H1-like translates to MAEEAPAAAPAAAPAKAAKKKATKPKKAGPSLGELIVKAVSASKERSGVSASALKKALAAGGYDVDKNRARVKTAIKSLVLKGTLLQTKGVGASGSFKINKKADTKPKKPARKPAAAAAPKAKKPAAKKPAKAAAAKKTKAAAAKKPAAASKSPKKVKKPAAAKKPKAKSPKKPTKSPKKAAKKAPAAPKKAPAAAAKKAPLKKTAAKPKVKKTAAKKK, encoded by the coding sequence ATGGCAGAAgaagctccagctgcagctccggCCGCCGCTCCGGCCAAAGCCGCCAAGAAGAAGGCCACCAAGCCCAAGAAGGCTGGTCCCAGCCTCGGGGAGCTGATCGTTAAGGCCGTGTCCGCGTCCAAGGAGCGGAGCGGCGTGTCTGCTTCCGCCCTCAAGAAGGCTCTGGCTGCCGGAGGCTACGACGTGGACAAGAACAGAGCCCGCGTCAAGACCGCCATCAAGAGCCTGGTGCTGAAGGGGACTCTGCTCCAGACCAAGGGCGTCGGAGCCTCCGGCTCCTTCAAGATCAACAAGAAGGCGGACACCAAGCCCAAGAAGCCGGCACGCAAacccgccgccgccgccgctccTAAAGCCAAGAAGCCCGCCGCCAAGAAACCGGCCAAAGCCGCCGCCGCTAAGAAGACCAAAGCTGCGGCAGCGAAGAAGCCGGCAGCCGCCAGCAAGTCCCCGAAGAAGGTCAAGAAACCCGCAGCGGCCAAGAAACCCAAAGCCAAGAGCCCCAAGAAGCCCACCAAGAGCCCCAAGAAGGCCGCCAAAAAGGCCCCCGCTGCCCCCAAGAaggctcctgctgctgctgccaagaAAGCTCCGCTCAAGAAGACTGCGGCCAAACCCAAAGTCAAGAAGACGGCAGCCAAGAAGAAGTGA